In Humulus lupulus chromosome 7, drHumLupu1.1, whole genome shotgun sequence, the following are encoded in one genomic region:
- the LOC133789156 gene encoding nucleobase-ascorbate transporter 12, producing the protein MSNSDPKQRPRPGPWPPVPESSAMPPSSWAKRTGFRPKFSGETNASDSGQISLPPRPREPEAQPDLEAGRARPTANGRAEAERAQPTTPAAPPAVVVEKEKTVKKRREADGVPKHSTNGNGGAVPASDPPPSQPRRSARNEEAIDVLPQSVDDDGAMARHSHLKYDLRDTPGLVPIGLYGLQHYLSILGSLILTPLVIVPAMGGSSEDTANVVSTVLFVSGVTTLLHTSFGSRLPLIQGPSFVYLAPALAIINSPEFIGLKGNSFKHIMKELQGAIIISSTFQAILGYSGLMSLFLRLINPVVVSPTIAAVGLSFYSYGFPLVGNCLEIGAVQILLVILFSLYLRKVSILGHRIFLIYAVPLGLAITWAAAFLLTEAGVYSYKGCDVNVPVSNIISEHCRKHVSRMKYCRVDTSQAIHSSPWFRFPYPLQWGTPVFTWKMAFVMCVVSIIASVDSVGSYHASSLLVASRPPTPGVLSRGIGLEGLSSVLAGLWGTGTGSATLTENVHTIAVTKMGSRRAVELGACILIVLSLVGKVGGFIASIPEVMVAALLCFMWAMLAALGLSNLRYSEAGSSRNIIIVGLSLFFSLSIPAYFQQYGISPNSNLSVPSYFQPYIVTSHGPFRTSFGGVNYVMNTLLSLHMVIAFLVAVILDNTVPGSRQERGVYVWSESEVARREPAVTKDYQLPFRIGRVFRWVKWVGL; encoded by the exons ATGTCAAACTCCGACCCCAAACAACGCCCGCGTCCTGGTCCGTGGCCACCGGTGCCGGAGTCTTCCGCAATGCCGCCTTCTTCTTGGGCTAAGCGGACTGGCTTCAGGCCCAAGTTCTCCGGCGAGACCAATGCCAGTGATTCCGGTCAGATATCTTTGCCGCCTAGGCCAAGGGAGCCGGAAGCCCAGCCCGATCTCGAGGCTGGCCGGGCACGTCCAACTGCCAATGGTCGGGCTGAGGCCGAAAGGGCTCAACCAACAACGCCAGCCGCACCGCCGGCGGTGGTGGTGGAGAAGGAAAAGACGGTGAAGAAGAGGAGGGAAGCTGATGGCGTCCCTAAACATTCAACCAACGGAAATGGTGGTGCGGTGCCGGCTTCGGACCCACCTCCGTCACAGCCACGGAGGTCAGCCCGGAACGAAGAAGCTATCGATGTTTTGCCGCAGAGTGTTGATGATGATGGAGCCATGGCTAGGCACTCGCATTTGAAGTATGACCTCAGAGATACACCTGGGCTTG TTCCAATTGGTCTGTATGGGCTCCAGCACTACTTGTCAATCTTGGGTTCGTTAATTCTCACTCCGCTTGTTATAGTTCCGGCAATGGGTGGCAGTTCT GAGGATACTGCAAATGTGGTATCAACAGTGCTCTTTGTTTCGGGAGTGACAACGTTGTTGCATACGTCTTTTGGTTCGAGGTTACCATTGATACAGGGTCCATCATTTGtttacctggctcctgccttagCTATAATCAACTCCCCGGAATTTATAGGACTTAAAGGAAAT AGTTTCAAGCATATCATGAAGGAGTTACAGGGGGCTATTATTATATCTTCAACGTTCCAAGCAATACTTGGATATAGTGGATTGATGTCATTATTTTTGAg GTTGATCAATCCAGTTGTTGTGTCACCTACAATTGCTGCAGTTGGACTTTCTTTTTATAGTTATGGTTTTCCTCTTGTTGGTAATTGTCTTGAAATTGGGGCGGTGCAGATATTATTGGTCATTTTATTTTCTCTC TACCTTCGCAAAGTATCCATTCTTGGCCATCGCATATTTCTAATATACGCG GTTCCATTGGGTCTGGCAATTACATGGGCAGCTGCTTTCTTACTGACTGAAGCTGGAGTCTATAGCTATAAAGGATGTGACGTAAATGTACCTGTCTCGAATATAATATCAGAACATTGCAGAAAGCATGTCTCAAGAATGAAATACTGTCGAGTTGATACTTCTCAAGCAATACATTCTTCTCCGTGGTTTAGGTTCCCTTATCCGTTACAATGGGGTACTCCTGTCTTCACCTGGAAAATGGCTTTTGTAATGTGTGTGGTCTCTATAATTGCATCAGTCGATTCG GTTGGCTCATACCACGCCTCTTCACTGTTGGTGGCATCTAGACCTCCTACCCCTGGAGTTCTTAGTCGAGGAATTGGTTTGGAAGGTCTTTCTAGTGTCTTGGCTGGTCTATGGGGTACAGGAACTGGATCCGCTACTTTGACAGAAAATGTTCACACTATTGCTGTGACTAAAATGGGAAGTCGAAGGGCAGTTGAATTAGGTGCATGCATTTTGATCGTCTTATCCCTTGTTG GTAAAGTTGGAGGCTTCATTGCCTCAATCCCTGAAGTCATGGTTGCTGCTCTTCTATGCTTCATGTGGGCAATGCTTGCTGCATTAGGCTTGTCAAACCTACGATATAGTGAGGCCGGGAGCTCTCGAAATATTATCATAGTTGGGCTATCTTTGTTCTTCTCACTTTCAATACCGGCGTACTTTCAGCAATATGGCATCTCTCCGAACTCCAACTTATCTGTTCCGAGTTATTTTCAACCTTACATTGTTACCTCTCATGGTCCCTTCCGCACTAGCTTTGGAGGG GTGAACTACGTCATGAACACACTGCTATCATTACACATGGTGATTGCATTTCTTGTGGCTGTTATTCTAGACAACACAGTTCCAGGCAGTCGGCAAGAACGTGGGGTGTATGTGTGGTCGGAATCAGAGGTGGCACGAAGAGAACCTGCTGTTACCAAGGACTATCAGTTACCCTTCAGAATTGGTCGGGTTTTCAGATGGGTAAAATGGGTTGGCCTATGA